ACTCAATTAGTATATAGGCTAAAATTTTGgcattagaagaagaagaaaaattgacTAAAGAAATTTTAAGAGTACACAAATTAGTAATAGACATCCTTCCATACAGAGTTGGAGGCAGACTCAACCACAACCTCAATACAATACAACACCAGAAAAATTAACTTACGACCAAATGATGAAAACATAAAACTAACCACTTCTTACTACAAGTTATAGTTTTAAAgaaatatatttgaataaaaagTAAATTGCAAAATActcttatatttttattcttcCATTCACATATTAACTCTCGTAAATATAATTTCACaagttataattaattaaaatcataacTATAAGTAGAAATAAATTGTCAAAAGAAAATGAAGGGTAGCAAGAAAGGTGTTACAAAATGAAAGGTTAACAATTACTATTAACAAATAAGTTTCCTACTATTGGGATCCTTAAAATCCTCCAAATTGAAAAaactagaaagaaaaaaaaaagaataatgcaTGATTTTGAAGGACTAAATATAtgtctttccttttcttttactcTTCCTTCTCCATCCTAACAGAAATCCaacacttaaaaaaaaaacaaatcaagcTTCTCTCTTATATTTTTTACATACATAGTTCACAATTTTTTTGTCAGAAATATGTAGGTTGAAATTACAAGATGATATAGATTTTGCATGAATTTTGATAAGGCCTAATACATTCACTTCGCCCGAAACTCTCATGAATGCGTTGAGTGGCATAGTATTCAAACTAACGTCTGATAAAATCCGTGTATTAGTTAACACGCGGTCTGCCATAAGAGTGAGTGTCATATTCACTACTTTGGTTTGTCCCCCCGATATCTCTCCGTTAGGGATAGGTGCTTCGCCGATTAGTTGGCCTCTATAATTTATTTGCGCCGATCCATCATAGTATTTTAATCCATACACATTTGGATTTTTCACTGAAACACTAACATCCAATGTCACATTCATATTTACACTCATGGTAAGCACACTGAAACCCATGTCCATGTCGTGAACCTCGACCGAATCCACCGTGCTAACGACTTGTTTTGGTTTGAACACTGTGAATGCTAAGATCACTACTGTCAATATGATTAAGATCACAATTCCAATTGTTGCAGCTACACACACTTTCCACTTtttcccacattcttctttcaTTTTGCCTTCTCTCTTACTATGTATATGGATCTACAATACAATGAAAAAAATAGATCAATATCATTTATGTTATATATTGATTTGTTTTCCTAAACAATTGAGTTCATTAAGAATATATAACTAATGTCGCACGATTTACATGTTTTAGTATGAtctatattgatttgtacgaTGTTTTGAACTGGTTAAAATAGTCTTACACTATTTGAGCATCGAGATTATGAATAGTTTATATACAACAGTTATATATATCTCAATTTAAAAAGAtgcattttctaaaaaaaacaaagTTGTGAAAATTCTCATGCCTAAAGTTATAATCCCTCGTAGTCATACAATACATCTTAACACGATGGCTCAGACTTGAGGTCAGCCGGAGTATAGTATAGGCGggctttttatatttttattttatgttagtTTGTAAGTGTGACATAACAAAAATTTTGAAATCCAAACTTATTTTGACTTGAGAGAAAACCTAGATTTTCTATGGATATCAGAAAAGGATTTATGTATGATCAATTgcaaatagtttgaatttttcaaaatataCCTACCATTTCCTATTATTCAACAATTGATCATACTCATTTCTTGGGACTAGTCCCTACAATAATTGATATCCATGCAAGTAATACCCATTTTGTGAAGATAATATTAACACGAAATGCTCTAACACGTTACAAGTTATTTTAATTACTAGTATataataattgataatttattcatATCTATTTGTCCTTTTATCTTACCCATAAAAGCAAGCAAAGATTGATGAAATACCATAAAATTACAAAATCAATTCTAAAGTGTCCATTTCCAAACTTGATCACATGCAtgcaacaaaatatttttttgaccAATTTTAAAATTGACATAACAAGgaacatataaaaaaaaaatgctaATTCCAATTCCAATTCCAATGGCAAATTGAAACAATGATCAAAAGAAAGGAACACAATAATAAAACTATAACCAGGAACATATCAAAATGTAACAAATATATATACCTGTGAATTGAAGCTAGGTTAGGTTGAGTTGAAAGGAATCTTGAATCAAATAATTAAGGTTGAAATTAATCCCTCAAAATGCATGCATTCATACAGAAATTATGAAGAGAAATTTTGGCAAAACCTTAGGCACCTTGAAAAGGTGCGGTTTGCCAAATGATTCAAAATGGCCAATATATGGTTATAGCCAATAAACACCTCCTTCTACAAAAGATGTGTTTGTTTGAATTTGTTGTTACAAAACAGAATTTGTGCtgaaatattatataatttgattttctaTAGGTTGTTTGTTTTTTAACAGAAACAAGGCTTAAAACATCAATGCTATGTTTGTACTTGTAGCAACCAATAAGAAATGAGGGGTAAAAATAGAACAAACacacattttcttttaattttgtgttttggttgcatgagaaaaataaataaaaaaagaatgcaaaaatagaaaatatcactATATTATGGTTCAAATCAACTATCTTACACCTCCTATGTTCCATGGGCAGAGATATCCTAAATTACCAAGCCACAGGAGATGTTGTAATTCGTTGAGTTGCTCAGCGCCTGAGCCGACTATTTACGTGTTCGGTTTGAACATTCCAGTTCCAAATGACAGCTTTAAAATAACCCTACTCTTCCACCTTAATCCATTTGTTTCTGCACAGACTATATAAGTTCGGAAATAAGCGATACAACGGCTCCATTCCAATCCATTTATGCGTTTTATTTCCCGATCACACTCTGCAAACAACGTTGCCGCTGAACCAATCAGAATCCTCCTCCTACTGAGTTTCGAAATCCAGAGTTCCAAAATCCAATAGATCTCTCCACCAAAGAGAAGAATTCCTATTTGGTTTTGTAGAGTCCAATCCTACCACTTTAGCTTCTATAGTACCGTATCCGTGTTGAATAATATCATAGCAAATTGCATTATGATCCGTCAAACAACGTCATTTCTATTTACTAATTAAAGTCAGATTAAAGGTGTAACACTTCAGATTTCTTCCAGGATTACCTACTGACTCCACAAatcaacacgagtcttttcagcatgtttTGTCCTCACTCACATGTATTCCAGGAAATTTCCTAGAAGGTCATCCATCCAAATACTATTCCAAGTCAAGCACACTTAACTGTGGAGATCTTATCTGTTAGGTTattgaaaagaagatgcatcttgttggtataggtagtaccaatcaatccttataagtcttccttcaaccatgcagtcccatacatACACAgtctcaggatccctctcattccgatgtgaatTCGATTTTTCGCCTAAAAGCTGCCAGAAGTGTCTCATTGTCATGGCTCGTGCACCGACAACCACTCCCCGTCCTcatcggcctcaggtgttacatgctcATCAGCTTCTGCTTGGTTGAATTCGTTTTTTCGTCTAGAAGCTTTCAAGAGTGTCTCATTGTCATGCCTTGTGCACCGACAACCACTTCCCGTCCTcgtcggcctcgggtgttacatgccatTAGCTTCTGCTTGGTTCGTCCCCGAACTACATCGTATTGGGAGAGGTCTGgatctgataccatttgtaacgccccatacAGCTTTCAGGATTACCgtctgaccccacaaaccaacgcGCGTCTTTTCAGCATTGTCCTTACTCACACGCTTTTTGAAAAATTTCCCAAAAGGTCACCCAttcaaatactactccaagtcaagcaagcttaactatggagttcttatctgttaggctaccaaaaagaagatgcatcttattggtataggtagtaccattTAATCTATATAagccttccttcaaccatgcagctTATACCTGCACAGcttcaggatccctctcattccgatgtgaatTCGACGACCACTCCTCGCCCTCAGAAGTGTCTCATTGTCATGCCTCATGCAGCGACAACCACTCCCTAGTCGACTTTCATGGATTCTTCCGAATGAACCCCCTTGAGTTCTTATgtcatgtaacacccgaggccgatgAGGGCGAGGAGTGGTTGTCGGTAGCCATATGGAAAACcatcttctttttggtagccTAACAAATAAAAACTCCACAGTTAAGTGTGCTTGACTTGAAGTAGTATTTGGATAGGTGACCTTCTGGAAAGTTTCTTGGAATGCGTGTGAGTGAGAACATAATATgttgaaaagactcgtgttggtttgtggggttagtcgcTAATCCTGAAAGCAGTATGAggtgttacaaatggtatcagagcagacATCTCCCAGTATGATGTGGTTCGGGGACGAATCAAGCGAAagttggtgggcatgtaacacccgaggctgaCGAGGACGGAGAGTGGTTGATGGTGCATGAGGCATGACAATTAGATGCTCCTGGAAACTTCTAGGCGAAAAACATAATTCACATTAGAATGAGAGGGATCTTGAGGTTGTGTATGTGTGGgaatgcatggttgaaggaaggcttataaggattgattggtactacctataccaacaagatgcatcttcttttcggtagcctaacagataagaactccacagttaagtgtgcttgacttagagtagtatttggatgggtgaccttTTGGAAAGTTTCCTGGAATGTGTGTGAGCGAGGACAAAACATGCTTAAAATtggtgttggtttgtggggtcagtcggtaTTCCTGAAAGCAATCTATGGCGTTACAAATAGTATTAAAGGAAACTTGCCTGTGGTTTGGGGATGAACCAAGCAGAAGCTGGTGGGCCTGTAACACCTGAGACCAACGAGGGAAGCGAGTGGTTTTTTGCTGCATGAGGCATGACAATGAGACACTCCCGAGGCCAAAGAGGGCGATGAGTGGTCGCCAAATTCACATTAGATTGAGAGGGATCATGAGGTTGGGCAGGAATgaaactgcatggttgaaggaaggcttataaggatcgattggtactacctataccatcaagatgcatcttctttttggtatCCTAACTGataagaacttcacagttaagcgtgcttgacttggagtaataTTTGGATAGGTGACTTTCTAGGAAGTTTCGTGAAAAAcatgtgagtgaggacaaagcatgctgaaaaagcgcgtgttggtttgtggggtcagtcggtaATCCTAGAAGTAATATGGAGCGTTAGAAAATGATTATAAGTCTCTAATGCCAATACCTCCCTCTCTTTTGGACCTGCATACATGTTTCCAACTGACCAACAAATTCCTTTTTTTTCTGGAACAACCATTCCATAAAAATCTCCTCTGGAATTTTGTCAAACAATTCACCACTTGTTTTGGCACCTTGAAGAAGGAAAGAAAATAGATAGGGAAGTTACATAAAATTGAATTTATAAGAGTAATCCTCCCAACAAACGATAAAAAACCTGCCTCTCTAAGCCGAAAGTTTCCTTTTAAACAAATCCACTATTGGTTTCCACGTTGCCACTCTCATATGGTTTGAACCAACAGTAATACCAAGAAACTTGAACGGAACTAAATCCACCCTACAAAAGAGGAATTCAGAAGCACACTACATGAACTCTTGCGAAATGTTCGACCCATAAAATTTTCTCCTGAATAAACACACATCAAGCCCAGAAACATACTCAAACGCTCTTAGCAGAATCTTGATGCCCCATAAATTTCTCCAAGAACCATTTCCCACAACAATAGTGTCATCTACAAATTGTAAAATATTGTATTCTACTGTGCTATTGATTCTAAAACCTGCAAAAAAAAGAGTTAGAAATCTTGTACATCACTCTTGTTAATCCCTCCACCAGGATGAAATAAAGAAACAAAGAGAGCGAATTTCCTTGTTTCAACTCCTTTTTCACCTCAAAGTTTTTAGTAGGACTTCCATTCTCCAATACTGAAAAGCTATTATTCATCACGCAAGCCTGCGTCAAATTAGTCCACTTCGCCCCGAACCTTATCCTTCTCATTATATAAAGCAAAAACTTCCAGTTAATATTGTCATAAGCCTTTTTGAAATTAACCTTAAACATCAAGCAATCTTTCTTGATCCTTCTAGCTAAATCAATAATTTCATTAACTGCCACCACTCTGTCTAATATATGTCTCCTCGGAAAAAAGACGTTTGGAAACTAGAAATTAACT
The Vicia villosa cultivar HV-30 ecotype Madison, WI linkage group LG6, Vvil1.0, whole genome shotgun sequence genome window above contains:
- the LOC131612047 gene encoding uncharacterized protein LOC131612047; its protein translation is MKEECGKKWKVCVAATIGIVILIILTVVILAFTVFKPKQVVSTVDSVEVHDMDMGFSVLTMSVNMNVTLDVSVSVKNPNVYGLKYYDGSAQINYRGQLIGEAPIPNGEISGGQTKVVNMTLTLMADRVLTNTRILSDVSLNTMPLNAFMRVSGEVNVLGLIKIHAKSISSCNFNLHISDKKIVNYVCKKYKREA